The proteins below come from a single Isoptericola dokdonensis DS-3 genomic window:
- a CDS encoding low molecular weight protein-tyrosine-phosphatase: MTVCTGNICRSPMAEIVLRDRLEAAGLADRVVVDSTGVSDEERGNPVDPRARRTLASHGYPAGDGHRARQVTSADLGERDLVLAMTSQHARRLRSLAPNAPVRMFRSFDPAAPTVGLLDEHLIDVEDPWYGDQAGFETTIAEIEAAADGIVEHVRAGLAAHTSA, from the coding sequence ATGACCGTCTGCACCGGAAACATCTGCCGCTCCCCCATGGCCGAGATCGTGCTGCGGGACCGGCTGGAGGCCGCCGGCCTGGCCGACCGTGTCGTGGTCGACTCGACCGGCGTCAGCGACGAGGAGCGGGGCAACCCCGTCGACCCGCGCGCCCGCCGCACCCTGGCCTCGCACGGCTACCCGGCGGGTGACGGGCACCGCGCGCGGCAGGTGACGTCGGCCGATCTCGGGGAGCGCGACCTCGTCCTGGCGATGACGTCGCAGCACGCTCGCCGGCTGCGGTCCCTCGCGCCGAACGCGCCGGTCCGCATGTTCCGGTCGTTCGACCCGGCGGCCCCGACCGTCGGCCTGCTGGACGAGCACCTGATCGACGTGGAGGACCCCTGGTACGGCGACCAGGCCGGGTTCGAGACGACGATCGCGGAGATCGAAGCGGCGGCCGACGGCATCGTCGAGCACGTCCGCGCCGGTCTCGCGGCCCACACCTCCGCCTGA
- a CDS encoding DUF1992 domain-containing protein, which produces MSDDDPVRRAAQYRVDRDAARDRAAQEPARADRTGPADEGTAEPQDRPPRRMDDRALWVDTVIDQAMRRGEFDDLPGQGKPLRGIKGTHDPDWWLKNLVEREQITGVLPAAQLRRDAAELDDTVDRESDERGVRRVVEDFNARVVDARRQLLGGPPVVTPTRDVDAEVQRWRERRRARGIRD; this is translated from the coding sequence ATGAGCGACGACGACCCCGTCCGCCGGGCGGCGCAGTACCGCGTGGACCGGGACGCGGCCCGCGACCGGGCCGCGCAGGAGCCGGCCCGCGCCGACCGGACCGGCCCGGCCGACGAGGGCACCGCCGAGCCGCAGGACCGGCCGCCGCGCCGCATGGACGACCGTGCCCTGTGGGTCGACACCGTCATCGACCAGGCGATGCGCCGCGGTGAGTTCGACGACCTGCCCGGTCAGGGCAAGCCGCTGCGAGGGATCAAGGGCACCCACGACCCCGACTGGTGGCTCAAGAACCTCGTCGAGCGCGAGCAGATCACCGGCGTCCTGCCCGCCGCCCAGCTGCGCCGCGACGCCGCCGAGCTCGACGACACCGTCGATCGCGAGAGCGACGAGCGCGGCGTGCGACGGGTCGTCGAGGACTTCAACGCCCGCGTCGTCGACGCGCGACGGCAACTCCTGGGCGGCCCGCCCGTCGTCACGCCCACGCGCGACGTCGACGCCGAGGTGCAGAGGTGGCGCGAACGCCGCCGTGCCCGCGGGATCCGCGACTGA